The proteins below come from a single Azospirillum thiophilum genomic window:
- the nifE gene encoding nitrogenase iron-molybdenum cofactor biosynthesis protein NifE produces MLQDKIQDVFNEPGCATNQTKSAKEKKKGCTKSLKPGAAAGGCAYDGAMIVLQPIADAAHLVHGPIACLGNAWDNRGTRSSGSQLYRTGFTTDLSELDVIGGGEKKLYRAIKEIVQQYDPPAVFVYQTCVPAMTGDDIAAVCKFAAQKLGRPVIPVDAPGFVGSKNLGNKLAGEALLDHVIGTVEPDHTTPTDVCIIGEYNLAGELWLVKPLLDEIGIRLLSCISGDGRYKEVAQAHRARVTMMVCSQALVNVGRKMEERYGIPYFEGSFYGVSDMSDTLRTMTRMLVERGADKSLIDRAEGVIAREESRVWRRLEPYKPRFEGKRVLLFTGGVKSWSMVSALEGAGLTILGTSTKKSTKEDKERIKKMKGDEFHQWDDLKPREIYKMLAEDKADIMMSGGRSQFISLKAKVPWLDINQERHHAYAGYDGIVNLCEEIDKTLSNPIWRQVRQPAPWESGPSSTRTAPAIIAAE; encoded by the coding sequence ATGCTCCAGGACAAGATCCAGGACGTCTTCAACGAACCGGGCTGCGCGACCAATCAGACCAAGTCGGCCAAGGAGAAGAAGAAGGGCTGCACCAAATCCCTGAAGCCGGGGGCCGCGGCCGGCGGTTGCGCCTATGACGGCGCGATGATCGTGCTGCAGCCGATCGCCGACGCCGCCCATCTGGTGCACGGCCCGATCGCCTGCCTAGGCAACGCCTGGGACAACCGCGGTACCAGATCGTCGGGGTCGCAGCTCTACCGCACCGGCTTCACCACCGACCTGTCGGAACTGGACGTCATCGGCGGCGGCGAGAAGAAGCTCTACCGCGCGATCAAGGAAATCGTGCAGCAGTACGATCCGCCGGCCGTGTTCGTCTATCAGACCTGTGTGCCCGCCATGACCGGCGACGACATCGCCGCGGTCTGCAAGTTCGCGGCGCAGAAGCTGGGCCGGCCGGTGATCCCGGTCGACGCCCCCGGCTTCGTCGGCTCCAAGAATCTCGGCAACAAGCTGGCCGGCGAGGCTCTGCTCGACCATGTCATCGGCACGGTCGAGCCGGACCACACCACCCCGACCGACGTCTGCATCATCGGCGAATACAACCTCGCCGGCGAGCTGTGGCTGGTCAAGCCGCTGCTCGACGAGATCGGCATCCGGCTGCTGTCCTGCATCTCCGGCGACGGCCGCTACAAGGAGGTCGCGCAGGCCCACCGCGCCCGCGTCACCATGATGGTGTGCAGCCAGGCGCTGGTGAATGTCGGCCGCAAGATGGAGGAGCGCTACGGCATCCCCTATTTCGAGGGCTCCTTCTACGGCGTCTCCGACATGTCGGACACCCTGCGCACCATGACCCGCATGCTGGTGGAGCGCGGTGCCGACAAATCGCTGATCGACCGGGCGGAGGGCGTGATCGCGCGCGAGGAGAGCCGGGTCTGGCGCCGGCTGGAGCCCTACAAGCCGCGTTTCGAGGGCAAGCGCGTCCTCCTGTTCACCGGCGGCGTCAAGAGCTGGTCGATGGTCAGCGCCCTGGAAGGCGCCGGCCTGACCATCCTCGGCACATCGACCAAGAAGTCGACGAAGGAGGACAAGGAGCGCATCAAGAAGATGAAGGGCGACGAGTTCCACCAGTGGGACGATCTCAAGCCGCGCGAGATCTATAAGATGCTGGCCGAGGACAAGGCCGACATCATGATGTCCGGCGGCCGGTCGCAGTTCATTTCTCTGAAGGCCAAGGTTCCCTGGCTCGACATCAATCAGGAGCGTCACCACGCCTATGCCGGCTATGACGGCATCGTCAACCTCTGCGAGGAAATCGACAAGACGCTGTCCAACCCGATCTGGCGCCAGGTCCGCCAGCCGGCGCCGTGGGAGTCGGGCCCTTCCTCCACCCGGACCGCTCCCGCCATCATCGCGGCGGAGTGA
- the nifN gene encoding nitrogenase iron-molybdenum cofactor biosynthesis protein NifN yields MSHIQRFPSAAKAALTNPLKMSQPLGAALAYLGVDRCLPLFHGSQGCTAFGLVLLVRHFREAIPLQTTAMDQVSTILGGYDNLEQAIRTIVERNKPAMIGVATTGVTETKGEDMGGQYTLFRQRNPDIVDTALVFANTPDFTGGFEDGFAAAVTAMVERLVEPSPVTVKTQINVLAGSHLSPGDVEELRDIIEGFGLSPIFLPDLSLSMAGRQPADFTATSLGGVSVEQIRSMGASIATIVVGEHMRIAGNALELKTDVPSHFFSRLTGLEASDKLIRLLTDLSGRQAPARIRRQRESLVDAMLDGHFFYSRKRIAVALEPDLLYAITGFLTDMGAEVVAAVSPTQSPVLERLKAATILVGDHSDVETLARDADLIVSNSHGRQGSARIGVPLHRMGLPMFDRLGAGLRVQVGYRGTRELLCEIGNLFLAREMDHDHHPAPDHPGHGAHDTHGNADSHGCGGGSCGCNAV; encoded by the coding sequence ATGTCCCATATCCAGCGCTTCCCCTCCGCCGCCAAGGCAGCCTTGACCAATCCCCTGAAGATGAGCCAGCCGCTGGGCGCGGCGCTGGCCTATCTGGGCGTCGACCGCTGCCTGCCGCTGTTCCATGGCTCGCAGGGCTGCACCGCCTTCGGGCTCGTCCTGTTGGTGCGCCATTTCCGCGAGGCGATCCCGCTGCAGACCACGGCGATGGATCAGGTCTCCACCATCCTCGGCGGCTACGACAACCTGGAACAGGCGATCCGCACCATCGTCGAGCGCAACAAGCCCGCCATGATCGGCGTCGCTACCACCGGCGTCACCGAGACCAAGGGCGAGGACATGGGCGGCCAGTACACGCTGTTCCGCCAGCGCAATCCCGACATCGTCGACACCGCCCTGGTCTTCGCCAACACCCCCGATTTCACCGGCGGCTTCGAAGACGGCTTCGCCGCCGCGGTCACCGCCATGGTTGAGCGGCTGGTGGAGCCGTCTCCGGTGACGGTCAAGACCCAGATCAACGTGCTGGCCGGCAGCCACCTGTCGCCCGGCGACGTCGAGGAGCTGCGCGACATCATCGAGGGCTTCGGCCTGTCGCCGATCTTCCTGCCCGACCTGTCGCTGTCGATGGCCGGCCGCCAGCCGGCCGACTTCACCGCCACCTCTCTGGGCGGCGTGTCGGTGGAGCAGATCCGCTCGATGGGTGCGTCGATCGCGACGATCGTGGTCGGCGAGCATATGCGGATCGCCGGCAACGCACTGGAGCTGAAGACCGACGTGCCCAGCCATTTCTTCAGCCGGCTGACCGGGCTGGAGGCATCGGACAAGCTGATCCGCCTGTTGACCGACCTCTCGGGCCGGCAGGCTCCGGCCCGCATCCGCCGCCAGCGCGAAAGCCTGGTCGACGCCATGCTGGACGGGCATTTCTTCTACAGCCGCAAGCGCATCGCCGTCGCGCTGGAACCGGATCTGCTCTACGCCATCACCGGCTTTCTCACCGACATGGGCGCGGAGGTGGTCGCCGCGGTGTCGCCGACGCAGAGCCCGGTGCTGGAGCGGCTGAAGGCCGCCACCATCCTGGTCGGCGACCATTCCGACGTCGAGACGCTGGCCCGCGATGCCGACCTGATCGTCTCCAACTCGCACGGACGGCAGGGCTCGGCACGGATCGGGGTGCCGCTGCACCGGATGGGCCTGCCGATGTTCGACCGGCTGGGGGCGGGCCTGCGCGTCCAGGTCGGCTATCGCGGCACGCGCGAGCTGCTGTGCGAGATCGGCAACCTGTTCCTCGCCCGCGAAATGGACCACGACCATCACCCGGCGCCCGATCACCCGGGGCATGGCGCGCACGACACCCATGGGAATGCGGACTCGCACGGCTGCGGAGGCGGATCATGCGGATGCAACGCCGTCTGA
- the nifX gene encoding nitrogen fixation protein NifX codes for MKVAFCTQDMQHVDAHFGWAKNIAVYRVDRQGHAFLETFQFGGSMFEDGNEDKLIPKLNALSDVSILYLSAIGASAAARVVAKKIHPVKVEATDAIPALLDRLVETLNGNPPPWLRKAMGETPEFHFDEEE; via the coding sequence ATGAAGGTCGCTTTCTGCACCCAGGACATGCAGCACGTCGATGCGCATTTCGGCTGGGCCAAGAACATCGCCGTCTATCGGGTAGACCGGCAGGGCCATGCCTTCCTGGAGACCTTCCAGTTCGGCGGCTCGATGTTCGAGGACGGCAACGAGGACAAGCTGATCCCCAAGCTGAATGCCCTGTCCGACGTCTCCATCCTCTATCTGTCGGCCATCGGCGCGTCGGCAGCCGCCCGCGTGGTGGCCAAGAAGATCCACCCGGTGAAGGTCGAGGCGACCGACGCCATTCCCGCCTTGCTCGACCGGCTGGTCGAGACGCTGAACGGCAACCCGCCGCCCTGGTTGCGCAAGGCGATGGGCGAAACGCCCGAATTCCATTTCGATGAGGAGGAGTAA
- a CDS encoding NifX-associated nitrogen fixation protein, which translates to MAAENAVAETAGPSVADQFIKTLVLLFRAEDSYGAWEGKPDEALLAPFILDREARAAIPIIGDPDPDTLWRLELFYKAVGVTVEKQTGLMASPMMKMSHEGFGRMILTTGRLVVVSKSLRDVHRFGFPSLEKLAADGAKLVDDAVALIREYPEVANL; encoded by the coding sequence ATGGCCGCAGAGAATGCCGTCGCCGAGACCGCAGGGCCGTCCGTCGCCGACCAGTTCATCAAGACGCTGGTCCTGCTGTTCCGGGCCGAGGACAGCTACGGCGCCTGGGAAGGCAAGCCCGACGAGGCTCTGCTCGCCCCCTTCATCCTCGACAGGGAGGCGCGCGCCGCCATCCCGATCATCGGCGATCCGGACCCGGACACGCTGTGGCGGCTGGAGCTGTTCTACAAGGCGGTCGGCGTGACGGTCGAGAAGCAGACCGGCTTGATGGCGTCGCCGATGATGAAGATGAGCCATGAGGGTTTCGGCCGCATGATCCTCACCACCGGCCGGCTGGTCGTGGTGTCGAAGTCGCTGCGCGACGTCCACCGTTTCGGCTTCCCCAGCCTGGAGAAGCTGGCCGCCGACGGCGCCAAGCTGGTCGACGACGCGGTGGCGCTGATCCGGGAATATCCCGAAGTCGCGAATCTCTGA
- a CDS encoding CCE_0567 family metalloprotein, with translation MSEIDALKDEIKKLNARATQKKMDLHDLSEELPQNWQTILTVAQETYDAFKTLTEKRAALKALEQA, from the coding sequence ATGAGCGAGATCGACGCCCTGAAGGACGAAATCAAGAAGCTGAACGCCCGCGCCACCCAGAAGAAGATGGATCTGCACGACCTGTCGGAAGAGCTTCCGCAGAACTGGCAGACCATCCTGACCGTGGCGCAGGAAACCTACGATGCCTTCAAGACCCTGACGGAGAAGCGGGCGGCGCTGAAGGCGCTGGAACAGGCGTAA
- the fdxB gene encoding ferredoxin III, nif-specific, producing the protein MADFLTGTTRGGKSWTPKFVEAIDQKQCIGCGRCFKVCGRGVLNMIGLTEDGDVVDAFDDEAEKKVMTVENAANCIGCESCSKVCSKSCISHMPVAA; encoded by the coding sequence ATGGCTGATTTCCTGACCGGCACCACCCGTGGCGGCAAGAGCTGGACCCCGAAGTTCGTCGAAGCCATCGATCAGAAGCAGTGCATCGGCTGCGGCCGCTGCTTCAAGGTCTGCGGCCGCGGCGTACTCAACATGATCGGCCTGACCGAGGATGGCGACGTCGTCGACGCCTTCGACGACGAAGCCGAAAAGAAGGTGATGACGGTCGAGAATGCGGCCAACTGCATCGGCTGCGAAAGCTGCTCCAAGGTGTGTTCCAAGAGCTGCATCAGCCATATGCCGGTTGCGGCGTGA
- a CDS encoding glutamate--cysteine ligase: MSAPPTTRGEPITDRRQLVAYLESGCKPAPDWRIGTEHEKFAYRTSDLRPLPYDGPDGIRELLTRMTRFGWQPVEEKGNIIALVQDMANITLEPGGQVELSGAPLETLHQTCAEVHRHLRQVKEVGAELGIAMMGLGFQPKWRRDDIPWMPKGRYKIMRDYMPKVGSLGLDMMTRTCTVQVNLDFASEADMVQKFRVSLALQPIATALFAMSPFTEGKPNGFQSFRSHIWTDTDPDRTGDIPFVFEDGFGFERYVDYLLDTPMYFVYRDGTYIDAAGQSFRAYMDGKLPALPGEVPLITDWADHTTTAFPEVRLKKYLEMRGADGGPWRSLCALPALWVGLLYDQVALDAAWDLVKDWTAAERAHLRAEVPRTGLHTAFRGRTVRDVALEVVAIARDGLARRARNDNWGDDETHFLDTLQVIAESNRSPADELLEKYHGPWGGSVDPVFKEYAY, translated from the coding sequence ATGTCCGCACCCCCGACCACGCGCGGCGAACCCATCACCGACCGCCGCCAACTGGTGGCCTATCTCGAATCCGGCTGCAAACCGGCGCCGGACTGGCGAATCGGGACCGAGCACGAGAAATTCGCCTACCGCACCTCCGACCTGCGGCCGCTGCCCTATGACGGGCCGGACGGCATCCGGGAACTGCTGACCCGCATGACCCGCTTCGGCTGGCAGCCGGTGGAGGAGAAGGGCAACATCATCGCCCTCGTCCAGGACATGGCGAACATCACGCTGGAGCCGGGCGGGCAGGTCGAATTGTCGGGCGCCCCGCTGGAGACCCTGCACCAGACCTGCGCCGAGGTGCACCGCCACCTGCGTCAGGTGAAGGAGGTCGGCGCCGAACTGGGCATCGCCATGATGGGGCTGGGCTTCCAGCCGAAATGGCGGCGCGACGACATCCCCTGGATGCCCAAGGGCCGCTACAAGATCATGCGCGACTACATGCCGAAGGTCGGCTCGCTCGGCCTCGACATGATGACGCGGACCTGCACCGTGCAGGTCAACCTGGACTTCGCGTCCGAAGCCGACATGGTGCAGAAGTTCCGCGTGTCGCTGGCCCTCCAGCCGATCGCAACGGCCCTTTTCGCCATGTCCCCCTTCACCGAGGGCAAGCCGAACGGGTTCCAGAGCTTCCGTAGCCACATCTGGACCGACACCGACCCCGACCGCACCGGCGACATCCCGTTCGTCTTCGAGGACGGCTTCGGTTTCGAGCGCTATGTCGACTATCTGCTCGATACCCCGATGTATTTCGTCTACCGCGACGGCACCTACATCGACGCCGCCGGCCAGTCCTTCCGCGCCTATATGGACGGCAAGCTGCCGGCCCTGCCGGGCGAGGTGCCGCTTATCACCGACTGGGCCGATCACACCACCACGGCTTTTCCGGAAGTGCGGCTGAAGAAGTACCTGGAGATGCGCGGCGCCGACGGCGGCCCGTGGCGCAGCCTGTGCGCCCTGCCGGCCCTGTGGGTCGGGCTGCTCTACGATCAGGTGGCGCTGGATGCGGCCTGGGATCTGGTGAAGGACTGGACCGCGGCGGAGCGCGCCCATCTGCGCGCCGAGGTGCCGCGCACCGGCCTGCACACCGCCTTCCGCGGCCGGACGGTGCGCGACGTGGCGCTGGAGGTGGTGGCGATCGCCCGCGACGGTCTGGCACGCCGCGCCCGCAACGACAATTGGGGCGACGACGAGACCCATTTCCTCGACACCCTGCAGGTCATCGCCGAGAGCAACCGCAGCCCGGCCGACGAGCTTCTGGAGAAGTATCACGGCCCCTGGGGCGGCAGCGTCGATCCGGTGTTCAAGGAATACGCGTACTGA
- a CDS encoding 16S rRNA (uracil(1498)-N(3))-methyltransferase, translated as MADPIKTRLYVDSPLADGQSVGLDHERAHFLRHVLRLDRGDPVAVFNGRDGEWRAVIDGFGKGWCSLTVTEQRRGQDTTPDLWLLFAPLKKGRIDFVAEKATEMGVSRLWPVFTRRTDPNRVNLDRLRANAVEAAEQCERLSVPEMGEPMPLERALAGWPDGRTLYLCAEAGSARPIAEVLRDARQTGVAGPAALLVGPEGGFDQSELDEIAKLPFVVPVGLGPRILRADTAVVAALACWQSLAGDWTAGGSDRRPPFRAPTFPSAGQSPAGEPALD; from the coding sequence ATGGCCGACCCGATCAAGACCCGCCTTTATGTGGACAGCCCGCTGGCCGACGGCCAGTCGGTCGGGCTGGACCATGAACGCGCCCATTTCCTTCGCCATGTCCTGCGGCTGGACCGCGGCGACCCGGTCGCCGTGTTCAATGGCCGCGACGGCGAATGGAGGGCGGTGATCGACGGCTTCGGCAAGGGCTGGTGTTCGCTGACGGTGACCGAACAGCGGCGCGGACAGGATACGACTCCCGACCTCTGGCTGCTCTTTGCGCCGCTGAAGAAGGGGCGCATCGATTTCGTTGCCGAGAAGGCGACCGAGATGGGGGTGTCGCGGCTGTGGCCGGTCTTCACCCGCCGCACCGACCCCAACCGCGTCAACCTCGACCGGCTGCGCGCCAACGCGGTCGAGGCGGCCGAACAGTGCGAGCGCCTGAGCGTGCCGGAGATGGGTGAACCGATGCCGCTGGAGCGTGCGCTGGCCGGTTGGCCGGACGGACGGACGCTTTACCTGTGCGCCGAGGCCGGCTCCGCCCGCCCCATCGCCGAGGTGCTGCGCGACGCGCGGCAGACCGGCGTGGCCGGACCGGCCGCCCTGCTGGTCGGGCCGGAGGGCGGATTCGACCAGTCGGAACTTGACGAAATCGCCAAACTCCCCTTTGTTGTACCGGTGGGATTGGGTCCGCGCATCCTGCGGGCCGATACGGCGGTGGTGGCGGCGCTGGCTTGCTGGCAGTCCTTGGCCGGGGATTGGACTGCCGGGGGAAGCGACCGGCGTCCGCCTTTCCGTGCGCCGACCTTTCCATCGGCCGGGCAGTCGCCTGCTGGCGAACCAGCGCTCGATTGA
- a CDS encoding response regulator: MSTKPDRFAVVIDDESIILAGMEIMLDTWGYQVLAAEDVETVLGKLPGRPVPDVILSDYRLRDGWSGISAIRAVREACGSAVPAIILTGDTGPELIATAKAEQVRILHKPVQPNDLRRHIDAVIAQPG, from the coding sequence ATGAGCACAAAACCGGACCGGTTCGCCGTCGTCATCGATGACGAGTCGATCATATTGGCCGGAATGGAAATCATGCTGGACACCTGGGGATATCAGGTGCTCGCCGCCGAGGATGTAGAAACCGTCCTGGGCAAGCTGCCCGGCCGGCCGGTGCCGGACGTGATCCTGTCCGACTATCGCCTGCGTGACGGCTGGTCCGGCATCTCCGCCATCCGAGCCGTCCGCGAAGCCTGCGGCAGCGCCGTTCCCGCGATCATCCTGACCGGCGACACCGGCCCCGAACTGATCGCGACGGCGAAGGCGGAACAGGTGCGCATCCTGCACAAGCCCGTCCAACCCAACGATCTGCGCCGGCACATCGATGCCGTCATTGCCCAGCCGGGCTGA
- the ubiA gene encoding 4-hydroxybenzoate octaprenyltransferase, translating to MPTASTGPTLPDPGFTDIRPESWVARRVPARWRPYVTLARLDRPIGTWLLLFPCWWSLALAMPQPFRDWPSLLAMMALFGVGAVLMRGAGCTVNDILDRKFDAMVERTRSRPIPSGQVSVRQALAFLAFQLLLSLLILLQLGMTAIGLGVLSLALVFTYPLMKRITWWPQAFLGLTFNWGALMGWAAVQDDLGWPAVALYVTGIAWTLGYDTIYAHQDKEDDARIGVKSTALRLGDQSKIWIYGFYTLTYVGIGISGRLAGLGGLFLPVLSLAALQLAWQVATWRPDDQTDCLDKFKSNRWFGWLVLAAILAGKL from the coding sequence ATGCCAACTGCATCCACCGGCCCAACTCTTCCGGACCCCGGCTTCACCGACATCCGTCCGGAAAGCTGGGTCGCCCGCCGGGTGCCGGCCCGCTGGCGTCCCTACGTCACGCTGGCGCGGCTGGATCGTCCGATCGGCACCTGGCTGCTGCTGTTCCCCTGCTGGTGGAGCCTGGCGCTGGCCATGCCGCAGCCGTTCCGGGACTGGCCGTCGCTGCTTGCAATGATGGCGCTGTTCGGCGTCGGCGCCGTTCTGATGCGCGGGGCCGGCTGCACCGTCAACGACATCCTGGACCGCAAGTTCGATGCGATGGTCGAGCGCACGCGATCGCGCCCGATCCCGTCGGGCCAGGTGTCGGTACGCCAAGCGCTCGCCTTCCTGGCGTTTCAGCTTCTGCTGTCGCTGCTGATCCTGCTGCAATTGGGGATGACGGCGATCGGGCTGGGCGTGCTGTCGCTGGCGTTGGTCTTCACCTATCCGCTGATGAAGCGGATCACCTGGTGGCCGCAGGCTTTCCTGGGGCTCACCTTCAATTGGGGCGCCCTGATGGGCTGGGCGGCGGTGCAGGACGATCTCGGCTGGCCGGCCGTGGCGCTCTATGTGACGGGCATCGCCTGGACACTGGGCTACGACACCATCTACGCCCATCAGGACAAGGAGGACGACGCCCGCATCGGCGTGAAGTCCACCGCGCTGCGGTTGGGCGACCAGAGCAAGATCTGGATCTACGGCTTCTATACCCTGACCTATGTCGGCATCGGCATCAGCGGCCGGCTGGCCGGGCTCGGCGGCCTGTTTCTGCCGGTTCTGTCCCTGGCGGCACTGCAATTGGCCTGGCAGGTCGCCACCTGGCGGCCGGACGATCAGACCGACTGCCTGGACAAGTTCAAATCCAACCGCTGGTTCGGCTGGCTGGTCCTGGCGGCGATCCTGGCGGGAAAGCTGTAG
- a CDS encoding CHAP domain-containing protein, whose product MRQRGIAIGLSLAALIALSPLAVSTAAAQDGDCVRTVRSISDFTIRGDAWTWWGHAAGQYDRDQHPAVGSVLVFKRTGHMRRGHVSLVSAVIDRRTIEVDHSWIDGDGLRRGMKVVDVSRNNDWSAVRVWHEPTEQLGLRVYAAYGFIMPDGESEPRRGGRMLDAGDRGMDQNFSSTPRGRGKPDTGPRIVSASLSRQKGLSVSIPGRKPQALASTAVAAHAPQKPQRIDVAVMPPRKPGAAPAHSAPIVTVAEAGGPVGHRTVAPSRKPGAGNSVALLADPNER is encoded by the coding sequence ATGCGGCAGAGGGGAATCGCCATCGGCCTTTCGCTTGCGGCTTTGATCGCGCTCAGCCCCCTTGCCGTCTCGACGGCTGCCGCACAAGACGGCGATTGCGTCCGCACCGTCCGCTCCATCTCCGATTTCACCATCCGCGGCGATGCCTGGACCTGGTGGGGCCATGCCGCCGGTCAATATGACCGTGACCAGCATCCGGCCGTCGGCTCCGTCCTCGTCTTCAAGCGGACCGGCCACATGCGCCGGGGCCATGTCTCGCTGGTTAGCGCGGTGATCGACCGCCGCACCATCGAGGTCGACCACAGCTGGATCGACGGCGACGGACTTCGCCGCGGCATGAAGGTGGTCGACGTCTCCCGGAACAACGACTGGTCCGCCGTTCGGGTATGGCACGAGCCGACCGAGCAGCTCGGCCTGCGCGTCTATGCCGCCTATGGTTTCATCATGCCGGACGGCGAGTCCGAGCCCCGCCGTGGCGGCCGGATGCTCGATGCCGGCGACCGCGGCATGGACCAGAATTTCAGCAGCACCCCGCGCGGTCGCGGCAAGCCCGACACCGGTCCCCGCATCGTCTCCGCCTCGTTGTCCAGGCAGAAGGGGCTCAGCGTTTCGATCCCCGGCCGCAAGCCGCAGGCGCTGGCGTCCACCGCCGTCGCCGCCCATGCCCCGCAGAAGCCGCAGCGCATCGATGTCGCCGTGATGCCGCCCCGCAAGCCCGGCGCGGCTCCCGCGCACTCCGCTCCGATTGTTACCGTTGCCGAAGCCGGCGGACCAGTCGGCCATCGCACCGTCGCTCCCAGCCGCAAGCCCGGCGCAGGCAATTCCGTTGCCCTGCTGGCCGACCCGAACGAGCGCTGA
- a CDS encoding class I SAM-dependent methyltransferase, with the protein MNNASPQDFVRDNTTLTTTPLLPEVKLHLATEVTPLWQATEETLAATNLPPPYWAFAWPGGQAVARLLLDRPDLVAGKSVLDFAAGTGLVGIAAMKAGAGRAQSCDIDRFALTAIALNADANGVEVKAVSADLVGRDLPGIDVVLAGDVCYEKPMADRVTGWLRGIAATGTLVLLGDPGRAYVPRSGIEKVASYTVPTSLELEDREMRETVVWRLLPEA; encoded by the coding sequence ATGAACAACGCATCCCCGCAAGATTTCGTCCGCGACAACACGACGCTGACGACCACTCCGCTGTTGCCGGAAGTCAAGCTTCATCTTGCCACCGAAGTCACGCCGCTCTGGCAGGCGACAGAGGAGACCTTGGCCGCCACGAATTTGCCACCGCCATACTGGGCTTTCGCTTGGCCCGGCGGGCAGGCGGTTGCACGCCTGCTGCTTGACCGGCCGGATCTGGTGGCCGGCAAGTCGGTGCTCGATTTTGCCGCAGGCACCGGGCTGGTCGGCATCGCCGCGATGAAGGCCGGGGCGGGGCGGGCGCAGTCCTGCGACATCGACCGCTTCGCGCTGACCGCCATCGCGCTGAACGCGGACGCCAACGGGGTGGAGGTGAAGGCGGTCAGCGCCGATCTTGTCGGCCGCGACCTGCCGGGCATCGACGTCGTGCTGGCCGGCGACGTCTGTTACGAGAAGCCGATGGCCGACCGGGTGACCGGCTGGCTGCGCGGCATCGCCGCCACCGGCACGCTGGTGCTGCTGGGCGACCCGGGCCGCGCCTATGTCCCGCGCAGCGGGATCGAGAAGGTGGCGAGCTACACCGTCCCGACCTCACTGGAGCTGGAGGACCGGGAGATGCGCGAAACCGTCGTCTGGCGCCTGCTTCCCGAAGCCTGA
- a CDS encoding uracil-DNA glycosylase: MTDLPFADYQFPTKPTDGPRLAIVGEAPGAEEARQGTPFVGRSGKLLDESLAAVGIERAQCLVANVFRYQPPGNKVGHFFSSRARARKEGRAIDESWGAFGTSDRLLAEFAGEIDHLRATLAEWRPSVIVALGRTPTWALTGENGILQLRGKLLPCRLLEGVEVVPTFHPSYLLRGQLVEQPTFLADLRLAVSRLGR, encoded by the coding sequence ATGACCGATCTCCCCTTTGCCGATTACCAGTTCCCGACAAAGCCGACGGACGGGCCGCGGCTCGCCATCGTCGGCGAGGCGCCGGGGGCGGAGGAGGCGCGGCAGGGCACGCCCTTCGTCGGTCGCAGCGGCAAGCTTCTCGACGAGTCGCTGGCCGCGGTGGGGATCGAGCGGGCGCAATGCCTGGTCGCCAACGTCTTCCGCTACCAGCCGCCCGGCAACAAGGTTGGGCATTTCTTCTCCTCGCGCGCTCGCGCCCGCAAGGAAGGGCGTGCGATCGACGAGAGCTGGGGCGCCTTCGGCACCTCCGACCGCCTGCTCGCCGAGTTCGCCGGAGAAATCGACCATCTGCGCGCCACGCTCGCCGAGTGGCGCCCGTCGGTGATCGTGGCACTCGGCCGTACGCCGACCTGGGCGCTGACCGGCGAGAACGGCATTCTGCAGCTGCGCGGCAAGCTGCTGCCCTGCCGTCTGCTGGAGGGCGTGGAGGTGGTGCCCACCTTCCATCCCAGCTATCTGCTGCGCGGTCAGCTGGTGGAGCAGCCGACCTTCCTGGCCGACCTCCGGCTGGCCGTGTCGCGTCTTGGCCGCTGA
- a CDS encoding 4a-hydroxytetrahydrobiopterin dehydratase codes for MTDHPPAARDLAAKTCEPCRGGIPPMDRAMADFYLVQVPGWTLKGDPDRIERDFRFPDFVQAQAFAMQVGNLCEAEGHHAEIRHGWGHCSVAFWTHKINGLHENDFVMAAKVNGMADAPYAPASVGTEPPPYVQEA; via the coding sequence ATGACAGATCACCCCCCGGCGGCACGGGATCTCGCCGCCAAGACCTGCGAACCCTGCCGCGGCGGCATACCGCCGATGGATCGGGCGATGGCCGATTTCTATCTGGTGCAGGTCCCGGGCTGGACCCTGAAAGGCGATCCAGACCGCATCGAACGCGACTTCCGCTTCCCCGACTTCGTCCAGGCCCAGGCATTCGCCATGCAGGTCGGCAATCTGTGCGAGGCGGAAGGCCACCATGCCGAGATCCGCCATGGCTGGGGCCATTGCAGCGTCGCCTTCTGGACCCACAAGATCAACGGGCTGCACGAGAACGACTTCGTGATGGCGGCCAAGGTCAACGGGATGGCCGATGCCCCCTATGCTCCGGCATCGGTGGGGACGGAGCCGCCGCCCTATGTCCAGGAGGCGTAA